One Ranitomeya variabilis isolate aRanVar5 chromosome 4, aRanVar5.hap1, whole genome shotgun sequence genomic window, ccggcgcctgctgtcaggagatgagcgggttgGAGCTCGGAGCAGCGGAGaaagcaggaggaagagaggtgagtatttttttattatttttttaattgggctgcattataatagagaggtcgcctatgggtgctgcattataacagagaggctgcctatgggggtgcattacaatagagaggctgcctatggggggctgcattataataggctGCACATGTGAAAAAtagggaatccagctccaagagataaaatcacttagctttaatagtattcatttaaaataaaaataggctataagacataaaaaaaaaacagatataccTGAAGGCGAGTGCCTGTATAAACTGTACGCAtttcgaacacacaagtgctcttagtctcaccctatggggggctgcattataatagagaggctgcctatggggggctgtattataatagagaggctgcctatgaggggctgcattataataggctGCCTATGATAGGGTCAGCATTATTATAGGCTGCCTATGATagggggggctgcctgcattataatagagaggatgcctatgagaggggggctgcattataatgcagaggctgcctatgacagggggttgcattataatacagaggctgcctatgagaggagggctgcattataatacagaggctgcctatgagaggggggctgcattataatatgtaGACTGCCTATTAGAAGGTGGCTACATTATATATCTGCCTATGggtggtgtattatactatagactgttcctatggggagtgcattatactatagactgactatggggagtgcattatcctatatggaggcctatggggagtgcattatactataaattctgcctatggggagtgcattatactataaattcTGCCTAGCCTATGGAGCTGAATTATACTGTTTTgatgactatctggtgtattatgctatatggaggctatctagggggccatcatacagtgtggggattatagtgatggggccatcatacagtgttggagccattaaatagtttgggggatattaaggggtcagtatatatatacagttagggggcattatactgtgtataagagagcatcatactgtgtataggggagctgtacagggggagactcgggacattattaaatgtaaagtgggcacttattgttataggggaactcgggttactgtgactatcaaagaggCACAcagggaattattactttctaggggcaaaatatgggcactgttttctagggcacttgcaccctgcattactatattacagagggttgctttagaatttagaaggcacatagtaacacacagcaggtgcagtaatagggacacatatcgcagcagcggctcagtattggaatatcggcaggatgaggagtttgtgcaggttgggaatagatggtgatggctggaatgtgagaagtgaaacgtgtctttgttgtattctctgcagccgagtactGACTGGAAGAAgtggtcatgtcggtctgggccagatggaaaagacgggaaaaatggacgattccatcagaaagaacgtcagcagtaagtcattatctgtaactgtgctgtgatctcttatatgttctgtaggattgGTAttaaccactgaccatatggcggtaatatctatgttggtctttatatagagattatcttcagtaacagcgtggtcatctgctgaggttctcctccactattagggagcgtcacccagttgtaatcaaggttacatggctaggggcccactcagaagcttcactcGCCCCGACCAaagccctagctacgcctctgagctgTGTGATAAGCACTGCTGTCATGTTAAATTGGTCATTGTGAAAATGTATGATGTTTTCTGATCTTCTAAATCATTTCACaaaacttctccatctgtctgtgacttgtaCAATATttctttcagggtgaagatctgacccatattaatactacagagacatatgtgaggggtgaggagcggtgtaaagaggagagtcCTAcaaatgactacccaggtgagtaggaaCCACTAAATgcacagagaagtcacagattcttttcAGTCGCTGGTTGGGAAAAATCATGTGTGGAATCTTTTAAAGCTTGttacactttttttcttttttaactggGAGTTTGTTGGCACAATAATCTGTAAAGGAATACGGATAAGAAACACGTTTTTTTGGAAACTCTGGTACTGTTTTAATGGGCAAACACGTagaatggtggaaaaaaaaaattagctgtCATATTTCCGTACATTCTGTTCTGGCCTAAAAATGTGTCTGCTTCAGCCAATCCCTGACTGTAGTGGAGACTTGTTAGTTTCTATTCAGATCAGTGGTCAGTTGTGGCTGTCACATATCCATCAAGCCAGAAGGAAGGAATATAAGATAATTCCACCATTGTATTTTTGGTTTAGTCtatagtagagatgggcgaacccgaacagtaaagttcggggtccgtatccaagacctactgttcgggcacagacaccaaacatgacttcaCCAGTAAGTCagttttactgttcaggttcggcctcCTGAACACCGGGTGACACCGGTGGCTCTGATCAACGGTAAGATTAATATCACCTGCCAGATTGCTGCGGTTCtcgtgctgtcagatgacagcgtgagcccgcaactgtgaccggaggtaaaaaagTCAACAAtgctattggttttaccatatcaagtactagaaaatggggaaaaaattcaaaatgcagggaaattgccaaaaaagtggaattccacaactgttttttttttctttaccatgttcactaaatgctaaaactgacctgccattataattctccaagtcattacgagtccgcagatactaaacatgtataggttattttttatataagtggtggaaaaaaaaaagttagcaaaaaataatttgcgatattaggagacccatagcgtctccattttcctgGATCTGGGACTGGGTGAGGACCTATTTTTGCGCGGCaacctgatgtttttattgataccattttggggtagataggattgtttgatcgcccattattgcttaTTATTACAATGTTGTGAtgaacaaaaaaatgtaattctggggctttgatttttttctctttacgccgtttaccaatcggattaattgttGTTATATATTGGTAGATCAGGagtttctgaactcagcgataccaaatatgtgtattttttattttttttattgttttattttgaatggggaatgatttgaacgtttatattttttacatttttttttaaacttttttttttttttactttacacatgcttcaatagtctccatgggagattagaaccTGTGACCATCCGATTGCCTGTGCTACATACAGCAGAGCTGCAGCCCTGTTGTGGGTAGCTAAAATAATCACCTGCTATGAACGCCGGCCGTATTGATATGTTTTGAGTAGAGCTTTTGTCTCCAGAGCGAAATTGAGAAACTCATTAGGATTCAGGGTTAATGTCTGAAAAGAATTGTAATTTGTCCTGCAATAATCCATAGAGCGCAAATCAAAACCTTTATGCTAATTGTACACCtatgttattattgttattatattattGGTCACATGCAAAGCGCACTGGCACTCAAATTTCCTTAAAATTCATAGTAGCAAAGTGCATAGGAGCACAGTTtactttttatcaattaacaaaatctaaagtgaatgaacaaaaaatgGAATCTAAATCatctcaatatttggtgtgactgcaTTTTGCCTTCAAAACGGCATCAAACACTGcatgcaaaattattaggcaatttgtatttttgatgattagttttattattgaacaactacagtgctgcCAGTCAatttaaaaggttaataaacctgaatattcaagaaaacaaaagtgaggttttgtctttctttgCATATcgatgtgtgcagaattattggacaGCTAAATGAAAAATTTAAGTTTTCcacctcaattgtttattttcatccattaaagtgagaataataacctaacagcttaaaatgtaaaaaataaatttctgacatttcaaaaaaaatatcagtgaccaacATAGCCACGCTTCTTTTTAATAACAGAAGCCTTCCATCCATGCAGTCTATCTGTTTCTTCACAATCAACTTTTTGTGCAGCACTaagcacagcctcccagacactgatcagagaggtgacTGTTTCCCTTCAGCATAAATTTATTATTGAAGAAGGGTCCACACGTTATCAATAGGATTTATAGGAAGGGGCCAAGTCCTTATTCTTTCATTTTTAAGACCTGTATGCTTGAAGAAAGTATCCTAAAAACTGGCAGTGGGTTTGAGTTTTGATTTTGAATCCATCTTCAATCAGTTCAATTATATTAAATAATACTAGCCCACAGCAGTAACCCACCTCAACCTTGCTGGcgtatgcagggctgccactagaaatttcggggccccatactggcaaaattttcggggcccccttgagactccacccaggctccacaccagccacgcctccacgctccacccctcaaactgtccacagtcccaccgttctctcttggaaaatctccacttctcacctatcacacactgactgttcccatcaccagatcacacatatagccgtcagcttttgttttggccaaaagattttttaagccaccaaaatgacaaggtagacacttttggccaggccctactctactgtaacctattaaatatttgttaaaatatgcaatacaatataggtatatttttatttttcaattttttaaatgacctataataccacatacaaggaacaaataccacagcaccatgaccagatgacatattaccacgccagtgattgaataatatcaaatacaagaaacaaataccacaacatcatgaccagaccacatattaccaccacatagtgactgaatactacaatactgatcaataataaaaaaaaacaaaccacaatactatcaccatcagtgccattatacacaggagatctgtacttagtatgcagtgtctgtgtacaggtaatacagtgatcaccagtgacgttatacacaggagctctgtatatagtgtataggtaatccagtgatcactggtgacattatacacaggaccggtgtatatagtatacagtgtatagtgtcagtgtataggtaacacactgattcaccagtgatgtctctaggtgaagtccttcatctttcatccagcacagacccccatcacttcatccagacagggctcgtctctgcaggaaataacaccgttatctcgagttccacttgcagaacacattacttaattttcccaacttctacattacaccacatgaagaaaaaaaggtgatatagtgtcactctacacagtaacaggaccgcccccccatttaaaacagtatactcaaaaaataaaataaatacatcactgcagtaataatatcccttaattagcccctatgataataatattcgccatcctagccccgtttatctcattcctggctccagccatatgttctcccatcctgccctaatgagtatccattctgccccatatgatctccccatcctgccccatctgtctccatcgtatccatcctgccccatgatcctgcacgatctctccaaccctgccccatctgtctccaatcctgcctccagtgtctccaatcatgcccgtatcaccattctgccccgtctccaatcatgcccccatgtttccaatcctgtcccatctgtctccagtcatgccccagtgtctccaatcatgccccgtttctccattgtgcccctgtgtccagcccttgtgcccctgtgtccagcccttgtgcccgtgtccagctttgtgcccctgtgtccagctttgtgcccctgtgtccagctttgtgcccgtgtCCTGCCTGtgaaggcagcaaaaaaaaaacaccaggccccgggccctgtttgaatccgtgcaggTGCCGGTGCGTGCAGCCAGCAAACAAagccccccacccccgggccctgtttgaatccggacGCCGGGACGGTACTCACCCTGCTGGCCCGCCGCCTCCACCTGCTCGTCCGGTCTGCAGCGCACGTTCTGCCAGTGTCCCCCGTCGCCTCGTCCGGTCCCTCATCGTCCGGTGGTCCCCCGCTGCCGACTTCCTCTGCTGCTCCGCCGTCCGCAGCCACCCACGTGGCACaccgcacgctgctctgctccggaatgaggaagtggagcagggcagcgtgtgacgtcactagcCCATGATGCACTGGGCTGCCTTAAAGCTACAGCGCTCATTTAGGCTGCTGCGCTGCATAACAGGGTAACATTACACGGTGACGCCACAGTGTTGTTGATGGCGTAAATTAATCGGCGGATTCGGCGCAGTGGCGCACGCGCAGCCTGAATAAAATGTCAGCGGGGCCCGAGCGGAGCGCGGACCGGGCTGCCAGCGTgctcgggcccccctttttgctcctcatcaccgggccccatactgcAGTAatgcctgtcatgccctgatggcggccctgggcgtATGCGTCGAAGTGGAGGTCTATGTTTATTGCTGATCCAGCCGCGGCCCATCCATCAAGACTGTTAAGAGTTAGTCTCatgtcatcagtccataaaacctttgaaaaatttgTCTTTAGATATTTCTTAACCTTGTCTTGACTTGACTTTCAACTTATCTGTCTTGTTCATTGATGGTCCAGTTTGTcttctttaccttggccatgtatccaagcactgaacaccttgtacgtcTGTGTCTTGTTTAGTGGTGGTTGGGTTTCAGCCTACTCacatcggccatgtctctgagcactgaaaacCTTGTACTTCTAAGCCTCCAAAGAGGTTGCAGTTCCAGAATATGACAGCCCTGGACGATAATGGCTTCCTAGTCGCCTCACGCTTGATTCTtttcaaatctttggcagttaatgtgtgTCCTGTTTTCCCAACATGTTTTTTGCAATCCTGGTGACTATTTGGACAAACTTTTTGATGGTTGTTGGATCACGCCCCAATATCTTtccaatttcaagagtgctgcatcccttTACAACTTTTAACAATTTCTTTACTTTTCAGAGTCATATAAATCTCTTTTTTGGCCTTTTAGTCTGAGGGAAATTAGCgtactaataattctgcacaccttggtaAAGGGTATTAATATGTTTAGGCCACActtcctcattacacaaatacacatcacctgatatgtttcatccaataagcattcacatTTAAAAAGCTttaagttggaaaatctgcataaaaataatATGGTCAAAATAttacttgcctaataattgtgcacactgtgtttgcacaaagtcagggattttgtaggattatagtaaGGTGTAGGAATAACCAATTATATCAAACAGGTTATAATAATCAATACTTTTATATGAAGTCATAAATGGAAACAGCTGTGCAGGAGACTTAAAACTGGGCGAGGAACAGATAAACTATGCAACAATGGTGAGGATGTGGAAAACAGTTACATGTCACAAGTCAAACACTGAAGCAAGACTGAATACAACAACAAGAGGTGGTTATAGGTCTCTCCCAAGCAAAGAGTTCCAACAAAGTGAGGTTCCAAGATATTTTGTTCATGCTCAGTAGAAAAACTAAGAAGTGGGCAATGGTGAGAACCAAAGAAGAGGGGTCATCTTAGGAAACTTAGTATAACAGATGTAAGTCACATCATGCTTACTTTCCTTTGAAATTGAAAGATGTCCAGTAGTTCTGTCAATTCGGAACTGGCCGCAACTAGAGAGATTTGACTACCCCCAGCTACTGTTCAAAGAGGTCTGGCCACAAGTGGCCTACATGGCAGAATTGCCTAAAATTATACATTTTACATTGAAACAAGGCCAAGTAACTCAATTATGCAGAAAAACATAAGACCTGGTGTGCAGAAAAATAGCAGCAAGTGCTGTGGACCGATACGTcagaatgtgaaatatttggctgtagcaAAAGACAAGTTGCTCAAGGGCTGGAGAGTGGTACAATAATGAGGAACTGCAGGCAACAATGAAGGATGTTTGTGGTTCCTTGCAAATGTCAGGCTGCATTCCTTAAAATGGAATCGAGGATTTGGCAAGGTATTATCAATGCTGCGAAATACAGCCAGATATTTTTCCATAATTTAAAATCATTATGGAGGTGTGTCATTGGATCCAAATTTATTCTCCAGCCGAACAGTGACTCCAAACATACAGGCAATTTCAATAAGATCTAACTTCAAAGTAACAAAGAACAAGAACAAGGGCCTCAATTCATTACTGCTGTTTCTCCAGTTTTCTGGAGTAATTTGCTCTTCTTTGTAGCTTTAGCATTTGTACCTTATTATCCATAGATTTGCACCATTTTTGTAAGTTCTCTttctttttaagtcttttttttttatttttcctcaacAATTTTGCTTATACAGATGTTTTAGACAGGTCCATGAAATGTGACTTTTACCAAATATTTCACTTTTTTGTTGCTCTCATTACAGTCCCTGCAAGGAGTAaggttttttggtgcattttttaattTGACTAATTTTTCGACAAACTTGTGACTTTTTAAAAGGTTTGCAACTTTTGGTCATGAAAAGtcctaaaaaaatgtttaaaaaaacccAGCATGTTTTTTTAATTTGCTCTAAAATTCATGAAACAAATGTGCTATTTTGAAGAATTTACTGCAACAAAGTGTCAAAAAATACCAAGCGACAAAAAAGACAAGTGACTTCAATAAATCGCAAATGCTGAATCGGGGGCATAGAGTCCTGGAAGAGATTTTCGAGTCTGTCTAGAATTACATAGAGAAAGAGAAGGAATTTTTCTAGCCTACTTCCAAAGAAGTTctatggttagttctccaagatgtttataATAACATCTCTGTCGAGTTTGTTCAAAAACTGTGTTCAAGTGACTAGAAGACCTGATGAACGCAAAGAGCggttacaccaaatattgatttctattttgtttttattcattcactttgcattttgttaattgataaaaaaaattaattatgaGCTCTTCcgtttttgaaagttttttttacTTTGAAGCAATTTTTCCACagctgcctaaaacttttgtacaGTATTGTACATTTTCTGTAGCTTAAGCTAAGTGATCTACCATAGAACCAGGGACTAGCAACCATGGCTTGCAAAGGACACTGTAGCAAATTCTTTTTCCTTTCTATATGTTCATGATGGAAGACAATGCATCCATGAACTTTTATTACGTATGAAAGAGCATGCGTGGTCTACATTTTTGCATTCACTTCtactaaataaaaatataaaactatgtaagaTAATGTGCCCCTACACTTGCTTTAAAGCCATAACCATATTGTGTTTTGTCTTTGCCTTGCTCAATGCTAGAGTTCAATTGGCTGTGAAGGAAGGTATGAGCTGGGCACCACCTAATAGCACAGACTTTATGGCCCTTTAGGATTCTTCACTGAACATTTTactaaaaaacattaacattcaaaGAGCACAACCTCTTGATCTAACATCTAACATCATCATCAATTAGTTGTTTTGAAGTCTACAGTACTGCTGCCATCACTGTCTTTGCCGATGATTGAATTTTACAGCAATTTGGATAGAAACTTTATAAATGTATAACAATATAATAGTAATATTTTAAAAGAAAGATATTGAAAATAAAATGTttcattcttggcagatgactataCCAGGAATTCAGAAAGGCATCAGATATTTTCAGATATTCAAGCAGATGATCACGCTATCACACCAGATTCATATGAAGGACATGCCTTTATATCTGATATACTTCCAACCTTTAACAGCAAACCTCCATCATCAAATCCTTTTGAACAAGTCCTCCCTCCTAATTTCTCACACACAATTATGCAAAAGAAAAATAACAGAAGAAGTGTTGAACATCTAAAAGCTCACACAGTGAAGAAGCgatattcatgttctgaatgtggcaaatgttttacaaGGAAGTACTATCTTAATGCTCATCAGAGAATTCACTCAAAGAAGAAtctattttcttgttcagaatgtggaaaatgttttagctgTAAATCAGGATTACTTAGACATcacaaaattcacacaggggaaaagccatttttatgttcagattgtgggaaatgttttacagagaaatctcatcttgttaaacatgagaaaactcacacagaggagaagatattttcatgttcagaatgtggggaaTGTTATCAGAGATCTGATTTTGCTAAACATCGGAGAATTCACAtgggtgagaagccattttcatgttcagaatgtgggaaatgtttttcaaagAATTCACATTTTGTTaaccatcagagaattcacacaggggagaagccattttcatgttcagaatgtggaaaatattttacagagaaatcaaatcttgttgcacataagagaattcacacaggggagaagcgatTTTCATGCTCACAATGTGGAAAATGTTGTTCTCAGAAATCTGATCTTGctaaacaccagagaactcacacaggggagaagccattttcatgtttagaatgtggcaaatgttttacagagaaatcacatCTTGCTAAACATAAaagaattcacactggggagaagccattttcatgttcagaatgtggtaaatgttttatagAGAAATCAAATCTTCTTGCACATCATAGaattcacacgggggagaagccatattcatgttcagaa contains:
- the LOC143767434 gene encoding uncharacterized protein LOC143767434, which gives rise to MERDRDKMSERILHFTLEILFRLTGEDYTVVKKTSSDRCQDPVSEGWRRPLSPVTRPPPHTLIHDDIDDQKILELTYKMIELLTGQVPLRCQDVTIFFTLEEWEYLEGHKDLYKDVLMEIPHPLTSQVVSSKRTTPERCPCPLLPENFKQENSDVPEDHQGEDLTHINTTETYVRGEERCKEESPTNDYPDDYTRNSERHQIFSDIQADDHAITPDSYEGHAFISDILPTFNSKPPSSNPFEQVLPPNFSHTIMQKKNNRRSVEHLKAHTVKKRYSCSECGKCFTRKYYLNAHQRIHSKKNLFSCSECGKCFSCKSGLLRHHKIHTGEKPFLCSDCGKCFTEKSHLVKHEKTHTEEKIFSCSECGECYQRSDFAKHRRIHMGEKPFSCSECGKCFSKNSHFVNHQRIHTGEKPFSCSECGKYFTEKSNLVAHKRIHTGEKRFSCSQCGKCCSQKSDLAKHQRTHTGEKPFSCLECGKCFTEKSHLAKHKRIHTGEKPFSCSECGKCFIEKSNLLAHHRIHTGEKPYSCSECGKSYSTKSNLAQHQKNHTR